The following coding sequences lie in one Paramisgurnus dabryanus chromosome 16, PD_genome_1.1, whole genome shotgun sequence genomic window:
- the LOC135748349 gene encoding lysozyme g-like, which produces MACIYGDITKIDTTGASQATAKQDKLTVTGVEASKKLAENDLNRMEKYKSKIINVGKAKQMDPAVIAAIISRESRAGAALKDGWGDHGNGFGLMQVDKRHHVPVGAWDSEEHLKQGTDILISSIQQIKAKFPQWTKEQCFKGGISAYNAGVGNVRSYDRMDIGTTGNDYANDVVARAQWYKCKGY; this is translated from the exons ATGG CGTGCATTTATGGAGACATCACGAAAATAGACACAACTGGAGCATCACAAGCAACAGCCAAACAGGACAAATTAACTGTAACAG GTGTTGAAGCCTCTAAAAAACTGGCTGAGAATGATCTGAACCGAATGGAGAAATACAAGAGTAAAATCATTAATGTTGGTAAAGCAAAGCAAATGGACCCAGCTGTGATCGCTGCCATCATATCCAGAGAGTCCAGAGCTggagctgcactgaaggatggGTGGGGTGATCATGGCAATGGTTTCGGGCTCATGCAG GTTGACAAACGGCATCACGTTCCTGTTGGTGCCTGGGACAGTGAAGAGCATCTTAAACAAGGAACTGATATACTTATTAGCTCTATTCAACAAATTAAAGCAAAATTTCCCCAGTGGACAAAAGAGCAATGTTTTAAAG GAGGAATATCAGCTTACAATGCAGGTGTGGGGAATGTGCGCTCATATGACCGCATGGACATCGGCACCACAGGAAACGACTACGCTAATGATGTTGTTGCCAGAGCCCAGTGGTATAAATGCAAGGGTTACTGA
- the LOC135748351 gene encoding lysozyme g-like isoform X1, with amino-acid sequence MEKYKSKIIKVGKAKQMDPAVIAAIISRESRAGAALKDGWGDNGNGFGLMQIDKRYHTSVGAWDSEQHLTQATEILIDNCQAVKAKFPKWSPEQQLKGGISAYNAGVKNVRSYEYMDLGTTGDDYGNDVVARAQWDPMTKHDLIKEVYPTNHISV; translated from the exons ATGGAGAAATACAAgagtaaaattattaaagttgGCAAAGCAAAGCAAATGGACCCAGCTGTGATCGCTGCCATCATATCCAGAGAGTCCAGAGCTGGGGCTGCACTGAAGGATGGGTGGGGTGATAATGGCAATGGTTTCGGCCTCATGCAG ATTGATAAACGCTACCACACTTCAGTAGGTGCATGGGACAGTGAGCAGCATCTCACACAAGCAACAGAGATCCTCATTGATAATTGTCAAGCAGTTAAAGCAAAATTTCCAAAGTGGTCCCCAGAGCAGCAGCTTAAAG GAGGAATATCAGCTTACAATGCAGGTGTGAAGAATGTCCGTTCATACGAGTATATGGATTTGGGCACCACAGGAGATGATTATGGGAATGATGTTGTTGCCAGAGCCCAGTG ggacccaatgaccaaacatgATTTAATCAAGGAGGTATATCCAACCAATCACATATCAGTATAG
- the LOC135748351 gene encoding lysozyme g-like isoform X2, with the protein MEKYKSKIIKVGKAKQMDPAVIAAIISRESRAGAALKDGWGDNGNGFGLMQIDKRYHTSVGAWDSEQHLTQATEILIDNCQAVKAKFPKWSPEQQLKGGISAYNAGVKNVRSYEYMDLGTTGDDYGNDVVARAQWYKSNGY; encoded by the exons ATGGAGAAATACAAgagtaaaattattaaagttgGCAAAGCAAAGCAAATGGACCCAGCTGTGATCGCTGCCATCATATCCAGAGAGTCCAGAGCTGGGGCTGCACTGAAGGATGGGTGGGGTGATAATGGCAATGGTTTCGGCCTCATGCAG ATTGATAAACGCTACCACACTTCAGTAGGTGCATGGGACAGTGAGCAGCATCTCACACAAGCAACAGAGATCCTCATTGATAATTGTCAAGCAGTTAAAGCAAAATTTCCAAAGTGGTCCCCAGAGCAGCAGCTTAAAG GAGGAATATCAGCTTACAATGCAGGTGTGAAGAATGTCCGTTCATACGAGTATATGGATTTGGGCACCACAGGAGATGATTATGGGAATGATGTTGTTGCCAGAGCCCAGTGGTACAAAAGCAATGGTTACTGA